From the Streptomyces nodosus genome, the window CGATCTGCTGGCGGACTGCGCCGGCGCGATCGCGGAGTTCCGTAAGCTGCTGGATCGGCACCTGCAATCGCGGCCCGTCGATTACCTCGCCACCTTCCTCGATTTGCTCGCGGCCAAGGAGCAGTACCACTGGAGTGCCGTCCTGGGCGACTTTACGGACGATTTCTACCACCTGACCTGCCCCCACTGCGCCGTGGAAGTGACGATCGCCATCGGGGACTACGGGCGCTATTCAGCGATCAGGGACTGGCACCAAGGTGACGTGGACCGTCGTGTCCTGCGGCAGGCGTCGCGCGAGGGGCTCTCCGGTATCGGACGGTGGATGCACGAGACTGCCGTCCGCGACGGCCGCGAGGCACTCGCTGACGGAATTGCTCACCTCTTCGGCAAGGGTGAATGCCCATGCTGTGCGAGCGTGTTCAACATCGCGGAGGAGTACACGTCTGCCAACCGTCCCGTCCTGCGGTAGGCCACGGTGAATCGGACGTCATCGGGCAGGGCTCAGAAGCGAAGCCACAGCCGGATCGCGGCGACGGTGACCGCCCCATGAAGGACGTAGGCACGATTGTCGAAGTGAGTGGTGACGGCGCGGGGCCTCTAGCCTCGATCCTTCGTGACGGTCCGCCGACGGAGTCGCTGGACCGTTTCACTTTGTGTGGCTGATGGTGGGCAGGGCAGTGGCCCGGTTGTCGCATCGGGTGAGCGCCGGGTTCCACTGCTCCGGGTCGAGATGGTGCTGTTCGTCGAGACAGGGAGATCTACTGGTCAGCCGGGGTTCGGCAGTTGAGCGAGTCGGTCGAGGGCGGCCGTGATGTCGTGGGTCCAGGGCCAGTGGGCTGCGAGGCGGAGGATGCGGCGGCGGCCGGTGGTGACGAGTTGTCCGGCGTCGGTGAACAGGCGGAGCCTCAGGCGGCGGGGCTCCCAGAGCCGGGCCTTGCCGGCCAAGGCGAGCATGGGCATCCAGGCCAGCAGGTCGAGCGCGATCTGCACGATCTCCAGCCAGACCTTGTTCTGGGCGGCCGTAGCGGGACCGAACCGGCCTGGGAGACGACCCGACGGCCGTCGCCCCGGACACGCACGCAGGGATAGGAACCTATAGGCTGCTTCACCTGGAAAGTGCCTCTGGTTTCAGCGGGAACAAGGCGAACTCGAAAATCCTCATTCTTGCTGTTCAGGGGCATTCTCTGCTGAACTGACCACCTGTCGGACAGCCCGCTTCATGAAGGCGCGAGGTTAGGGCGAGTGATCGTCCGTCTGCCGCCGGCGGCTCTGGTTCCGTTCGGTACTGACGAGGCTGGTGCGCTGCAGCGCATGGAGGGTCGTTCACAGTGGGCAGGACCGGTTGAAGCAACTGCCCTGCTTGTGTACGGAGTAGTCCCAACGCTTGGCTGAACACCCGTGCCCGGGCCCCGTGACAAGAGCCCGGGCACGGGTGTAGACGGAGCACAGAACAGAGTCCGTGGTAGGAAACGAACGGAGCGGTGATGAGCGCAGGTTCCGTGTTCCCTGGGAAACTCCGAACTCGGCGATGTGGAGCGGTCCTGTTGTTGGCTGGGGTCCTGGCAGGTTGCGAGAGCGCTGCCACTGATGGCTCCGGTTCCTCATCAACTACGACACAGGGGACCAGCGGCAGGGGCGTGGTTTCAGCGCCCCCCAGCAGTGCGCGGGGCGCTCGGTGTCTCAAGGTCGCGGATGATGCACGATCTGCTGAGTCGGGCGGCGTCCAAGCCGGCCCTTTCGATACCGCTGCCTTGGCGGCGAGCTCGGGGGTCGCCAAGTTCTGGGTTGCCACTGCGAAGGAGCAGAAGACGCCGCATGACGCGTTGATCCGGGTGGAAGCCATCGGAGGGGTGGGGCCAGCTGATCCAGCCGTGTACGTCCGCCCCGCGGATGCAACCGTTGCTGTGACTCCTACGCCGAAGCGAGGGCCGAAAGAGATCTACAACGGGACGATCTTCGTTCCGACCGCTTCTGGCGCCAAGCTGCGCATAACGGTTACTATCGGTGACGAGTCAGGATGCTTCGAGACGCACGTCTGACCTGACCTCGCTGGTCACACGGGTGATCGCGGTGCCTCGCAGCGGCCCATCAGCGCAAACGAAGGCTCCGACTATGGAATCTTGGTCGGACCATCGTCGTATCGCGGGCGCAGTGGCGCAGATCTACACGGCTTGCGGACGATCAGCCGCCTTCCCTTGGGGTGGCCGTCGAGGATGTCGCAGGTCAGTTCGGCGGCCCAGGCACCGTCACGGACCTCACCGTCCGTCTCGATGGCCGAGGTCCAGGCCGAGGCCGGGATCTTCAGCGCGGGCTGGTGGATGGTGTCGGCGATGGTCATGCCGACGTCCGGTCGAGACCGGTCTTGCTGAACTGACCACCTGTCGGACGGCCCGCTTCATGAAAGCGCGAGGCTGGAGCGCGTGTCACTCGCAGAAAACCTGCACTTTGGCGTCAGGGTCGTCGACGTCGACGGTGACCTCGTCGAGCTGGTCGATGAGGTCCTCGAGGTGCTGTGGCTTGAGCTCCGTGAGGTCGATGGGTACTCCCGACCTGTTCAGCTCGTCGTTGACCTTGGTGAGTGCTTGCGGCGGGAGGAGGCTGGTGAGCCGGACCCCGGCGCGCAGCAGCTGGAGCGGGATCCGGATGTCGACTCGGCTCGCGCCGTCGTCGCCACCGGAGCCGTCCGCCGCGTCCACCATCACACGCAGGTACTTGGGGCGGCTTTTCGACCGGGGTGCGGCGCCCGGCGTCGGCTCGGGCTTCTCGCGGTCGAGGACGTCGATCAGCCGCTCGGCCTCGTCCGCGGTGATCTTGCCTTCGGACAGCATCTGCAGGACCTGACGGCGCTGCTCGTTCATGTCGTTCTTCCTCTCCGATTCATCTGACGCTTATCAGGAAGGCCGTTCGGCCGTCGTCGATCTCGAACCGGGTGCCGGGCAGTGCCCACAGCAGTTGCCCGGTGCCGCGCAGCGCGCCCATCGGACTGATCCGGGTGGCCGAGCAGGCGACCAGTCCAGCCGATACGGCGAGCAGCAGCAGCGGTGACAGCGCCAGTACGACCGGCACCACAGGGACGTACAGGCGGCGCCGGCGGCCGTCGGAACGGCGATAGCGCACCGTCACCAGTTGCGGGACCATCAGGCCCCCTCCAGCTCGGACAGTGCCTCCTGGGCGCTGATCTCCCCGCGCTGAAGGCGATCGATGACATCGGCGGCGCTGGTGGACGGTGGGGCGGTGTCGACGAAGTCGAGGTGTTCGGCGATCCGCTTCAGGCGGGACTTGATCGTCGGGTAGCTCACCCCGAAGATCCGCTCCATCTCCTTGATCGAACCGTGCGACCGTACGAACGAGGCAACGAACACCTGGTCGTCGACGCCGAGTTGAGCCAGTTGTGGCGGCTCGAACTGCCCCTCGACCGCGACGCCGCTGTCGGCGAGCCGGACCCGCTCCACCACGAACGGTCGTCCTTGGGTCAGGTCCGTCAGGTCCTGCCAGTCCACCCTCGGCTCCTGTGCTCTCGGCGGCGTGCTTGCCATTCAGTTGTACATTGAGTTTTTTAAGGGGTCAATGCAGAAAACTTAAGATCTGTGGCTGTATATTCAATATTTACGTCTGAGGGCTCCCGCGCCCGCCGACGGGGATCCATGGATGGGTGGGGCTGTGCGTCGAGGTACCGGTGTCTGATGTCGGCGGACGAGACGACGAGCCGGCCCTCGCGGACCTGCCACTCGGTCGTTCCATCGACTTCGTGACTGGCAAGGAACAGGCCCCGGACGAGGTCTCCGTCGTCATCGGAAGCCGGGATCCGGGCGATCTCTCGGAGCTGGCCCATGAATCAGTCCAGAGCCGACTCCCGGATGTCGGCGCCGTAGAAGAGGTAAGAGGTCCAGTTGACCCGCTGCCGAGGTGTGGTCCAGCCGCTGGAGTAGTGCTCGTCGGTGTGGGACGAGATGATCTCCTGGGCGGCGGCGAGTTGGGTCTCGTCGCACTCAAGCCACCCTCTGACCGACACATAGACGCCCATGTGTATGCCCTTTCTGTCGTTGCCGGTCCTGCGCCGCCCAGGCGTTCGCGGCCGCTCGGGAAGGCCCGGCGGAGGCACGGTGCTCACCGTCAGGGACTCGCCGGGCCTTCCCGCTCGCCCGGTCAGGGCTGGATGTTCTCCAGGTCCTCCAGAAGGCCGACGTGCCTCGGCTGCCAGCCGAGAGTCTGCCGGGTGTGGGTGCTGGACGAGGGCTGGTCGGCCGAGAAGATCGGGCCGAGGGGGCCGTAGGTCTCCGTCGGCACCGACTCGACCGGCAGGCCCAGTCGCCGGCCGATGACGGTGGCGATGTCGCGCACCGGGTCTCCCTCGTCGGCCACGGCGTGCCAGGAGGTTCCGGCCGGAGCCTCTTCCAGGGCGAGCCGGAGGAGGACCGCCGCGTCGAGCGCGTGCACGGCCGGCCAGCGCTGGGTGCCGTCGCCGGGGTAGCCGGACACCCCGCTGCGGCGTGCGATGTCGGTCAACAGCCCGGCGAACCCGCCCGTGCCCTCGTTGTGGACCGTGCGCGGCAGGCGTACGGCCGTGCTCCGCACCCCGCGCGAGGCCAGCTCCAGGATCGCCGTGACCGCGCGGCCGCGACCGCCGACCGGTCCGTCCGTCGACACCGGGTCGGCCTCGGTGGAAGCGCGGCCCGGCACATACGGCGTACCCGAGACCGTGACCAACGGGCGGTCGCTGCCCACGAGTTCCTCGCCCATGGCCGCGAGGGCGGCGCTTTCCTCGGCGACGGCCCGGGCGACGGCCTCGGCGCTGCTGAAGTCGTGGCTGAAGGCCAGGTGGATGACCCCGTCGGCCCGAGCGGCCCCGGCACGGAGGACATCCAGATCGCCGAGACCTCCCCGGATCGCCTCGGCGCCCGCCTTCTCGGCGGCCAGCGCGGACGCGTCGGAGCGGGCGAGTGCGAGGACGGTGTGGCCGTTGCCGAGCAACTCGGCGACGACGGCGGAACCGATCAGGCCGGTGCCGCCGGTGACAAAGACGCGCATGAAACACCTCTGAAAAGTGATGGGACCTTTGTCTTATGACGTTAGCAGAGTGATGGGACAAGAGTCCCGTCGCTATGATGGGATCCATGGCTCGTTGGGAACCGGGGGCGCGTGAACGCCTCGTCGTCGCCGCCGTCGATCTGTTCACCGAGCAGGGGTACGACGCCACGACCGTCGCGCAGATCGCCGAGCGCGCCGGGGTCA encodes:
- a CDS encoding SDR family oxidoreductase, producing the protein MRVFVTGGTGLIGSAVVAELLGNGHTVLALARSDASALAAEKAGAEAIRGGLGDLDVLRAGAARADGVIHLAFSHDFSSAEAVARAVAEESAALAAMGEELVGSDRPLVTVSGTPYVPGRASTEADPVSTDGPVGGRGRAVTAILELASRGVRSTAVRLPRTVHNEGTGGFAGLLTDIARRSGVSGYPGDGTQRWPAVHALDAAVLLRLALEEAPAGTSWHAVADEGDPVRDIATVIGRRLGLPVESVPTETYGPLGPIFSADQPSSSTHTRQTLGWQPRHVGLLEDLENIQP
- a CDS encoding DUF2089 domain-containing protein: MDWQDLTDLTQGRPFVVERVRLADSGVAVEGQFEPPQLAQLGVDDQVFVASFVRSHGSIKEMERIFGVSYPTIKSRLKRIAEHLDFVDTAPPSTSAADVIDRLQRGEISAQEALSELEGA
- a CDS encoding SHOCT-like domain-containing protein, with product MNEQRRQVLQMLSEGKITADEAERLIDVLDREKPEPTPGAAPRSKSRPKYLRVMVDAADGSGGDDGASRVDIRIPLQLLRAGVRLTSLLPPQALTKVNDELNRSGVPIDLTELKPQHLEDLIDQLDEVTVDVDDPDAKVQVFCE